TGCCCACGAAGCCGAACAAGGTCACGATGGTAAGAATCCCAGTCCCAATTTTACCGACGTAGAAACGATGGGCCCCCAGGCCGCCGAGGAAGAGGCAAAGCAGGAACGCCGGCAGGCGCTTCTTATCGGATACTGGCGCAGAAGGTCCGTTTGGCATGGTTCGTTCTCCTTTCGAGAGTTTCGAGGTCGTGTTTGCGGAACGTTTTTTATACCGTTAAACCCACAGCTTCACAAGCCCCGTGAGGAGGATGTTCGCAAAGGCCAGGGGGATGAGAATCTTCCAGCCGATACCCATCAGTTGGTCGTAGCGGTAGCGCGGGAACGTGGCGCGAACCCAGAGGTACCCGTAGAGGAACACCAGCACCTTGGGGAGAAACCACAGGAGCGGCGTGAGCACGCCCAGGTATGGAACGGAGCGGAGCAAGGCGTCCGCCTCGTCTCCCCAGAAGGGGAGCCACGGGAGCCACCCGCCCAGGAAGACGGTCGCGGCGATGATGGCGATCAAAATCATGTTCGCGTATTCGGCCAGGAAGAAGAAGGCGAATTTCATGCCGCTGTACTCCGTGTGGAAGCCCGCGACGAGTTCCGACTCGGCCTCGGGCAGGTCGAAGGGGGTGCGGTTCGTCTCGGCGAAGGCGGCGGCGGTGTAGATGAAGAAGGCCACGATTTGGGGCACGACGAACCACAGGCCGCGCTGCGCCTCGACGATGTCCTGCAGCCGGAGCGAGCCGGCCAGAAGCAGTGGGCCGATGAGCGCGAGCGCAAGGGCCACCTCGTAGGAGATGACCTGGCTCGCCGAGCGCAGGCCTCCAAGGAGGGAATATTTCGAGTTCGAGGCCCAGCCGGCGAGGATGATGCCGTAGACGCCGAGCGAGGCGACGGCGAGGATGTAGAGAAGGCCCAGGTTGACGTCCGCGATGATCCAGGGAACAAACTGGACGGGTTCTTGAAAGAGCCACGGAAGATCGATCGTGAAATTATCCTCCGCCGGGCCGAAGGCCACGACCGCAAACGTCACGAGCGCCACCGCGAGGACGATGAGCGGCGCGGCCATGTAGAGCCACTTGTCGGCGCCCGAGGGGACGATGTCCTCCTTGATGAACAGCTTGAGGCCGTCGGCGATGGGCTGAAAAATCCCGCGCGGCCCCACACGGTTCGGACCGATGCGCGCCTGGATGTAGGCGATTACCTTCCTCTCGAGGAGCGTCGTGTACGCCACGCAAAGCAGGACGACGCCAAGGAGGGCCGCGATCTGGGCGAGGGGGATGATGACGTAGACGGCGATTTCGGGAGGAAACATGTTTTTTTACTCGGCGGTTCCTTTTTCCTTTTTCTTCCTCGCGGGCACCTGCTCGGCCGCTTCGAGAATATCCTCGCTGGGAAGAATCACTCGAAGCTCTCTCATATGCGGACCTTGGAAGGCGGAGTATCCGCTCCCGCCGCCGATGGGCGGCCGGCGCAGCAGGAGGACGCCCGCGACTTTGCCGTCGAGCGAGAAGGCCGGCGTGCCCAGCTGGCCGTTCCCGGCCGCCGCGCCCGGAATGTAGAACGTTCGGGGTTTTTCCACGACGGCCTGCACCTTGTCGAGCGTGACGGAGGGGGCCCAGCTCGCCACTTTGCCGAGGCGGCCCAGGAGAACCACGGCGTCGAGGACGCCGAGCTCGGCGCTTTTCTTGAGGTTGACGGCGGGAATCGGCTCCTCGAGAGGCTCGCTCGGGCGCACGAACGCCATGTCCAGGTCCTTGTCCCTGAGCACGATCTCGGCCGGTACCTCGGTCCCGTCCGAGAGGCGCATCTTCAAGTCGGTCATCTCCGAGTCTATGCTGTACTTGAACTCGTCCTCGCCGCCGAGATCCATCCTGCGATACGCCTCCGCGGGGTCGGTCTCCGAGAAGGAGAGCACCACGAGCCCCGACGGGTCAATCACGGTGGCCGCGGCCACGGAGGTGCTCTCGGTCTTGTTCACCTCTCGGCCCTGTATGACGACGCGGGTGCTGAGCACGAGGCGGACGGTCACGACGGCGTCCTGCCACGCGCGAACCACCTTTCGCCCCGCCGCCGCCTCGTTGGCCCCAAATGCGGGAGCGCCCGCGGCGGCGAGCGCGACGAGCACTGCCAGCGCGCCACGGAGGAAAGTTTCTCGAAAGCGATTGCGTGCCATGAATCTATCCTTTCTTATCATATGCTAGGGTGCCGCCTTGCTCCATGCGGGCTCGAGCTCCAGGTACAGCGTGTGGATGCCCCGCAGGATGCGGAGCACGACGCTTTTGGGTTTTTCTTGTGCCACCACCCGCATCCGGGCCTCGAGCGACGCCGCGTCCTCCACCGGCACTCCGTTTACGGCGAGGAGAAGGTCGTCCACGGCAAGCCGCCCCAGGGCCGCCCAGCCGCCCTCCCCGACGACCTCCACGAGGGCGCCGCGCTGCTCCATGGGCCACTTCTCTCGCGCGCGATCCAGGAACGCCACGTCCCGCGCCGTGAAATCAAAGACGTCGTCGCGGTATTTTGGAAGCTCCCGTGCAAGCTTCGGCGACGAGCCGAACTCCACCTCCATCGCGCGCTCCCCGCCTTTCCGGATGACCGCGAGCGCTGCGCTGGAGCCGATCTTGTACTGGCGGATCATGGCGGAGAAAAT
The DNA window shown above is from Acidobacteriota bacterium and carries:
- the nuoH gene encoding NADH-quinone oxidoreductase subunit NuoH; the protein is MFPPEIAVYVIIPLAQIAALLGVVLLCVAYTTLLERKVIAYIQARIGPNRVGPRGIFQPIADGLKLFIKEDIVPSGADKWLYMAAPLIVLAVALVTFAVVAFGPAEDNFTIDLPWLFQEPVQFVPWIIADVNLGLLYILAVASLGVYGIILAGWASNSKYSLLGGLRSASQVISYEVALALALIGPLLLAGSLRLQDIVEAQRGLWFVVPQIVAFFIYTAAAFAETNRTPFDLPEAESELVAGFHTEYSGMKFAFFFLAEYANMILIAIIAATVFLGGWLPWLPFWGDEADALLRSVPYLGVLTPLLWFLPKVLVFLYGYLWVRATFPRYRYDQLMGIGWKILIPLAFANILLTGLVKLWV
- a CDS encoding trypsin-like peptidase domain-containing protein; translation: MARNRFRETFLRGALAVLVALAAAGAPAFGANEAAAGRKVVRAWQDAVVTVRLVLSTRVVIQGREVNKTESTSVAAATVIDPSGLVVLSFSETDPAEAYRRMDLGGEDEFKYSIDSEMTDLKMRLSDGTEVPAEIVLRDKDLDMAFVRPSEPLEEPIPAVNLKKSAELGVLDAVVLLGRLGKVASWAPSVTLDKVQAVVEKPRTFYIPGAAAGNGQLGTPAFSLDGKVAGVLLLRRPPIGGGSGYSAFQGPHMRELRVILPSEDILEAAEQVPARKKKEKGTAE
- a CDS encoding TM2 domain-containing protein; this translates as MPNGPSAPVSDKKRLPAFLLCLFLGGLGAHRFYVGKIGTGILTIVTLFGFVGIWPLIDFIMIIVGAFKDKEGRKVEEWT